From one Rhopalosiphum padi isolate XX-2018 chromosome 2, ASM2088224v1, whole genome shotgun sequence genomic stretch:
- the LOC132922348 gene encoding uncharacterized protein LOC132922348, protein MTTMTTTMMYAGKGLTGLLLVVAFAVAAEETAEFPRGKPSRLYRPNMDQKQLIEHVMLYEEQWTDVLQEPIKRLGEPPYRGRAFAAPPVIKRAAGQEDDVQHDDTTVYNVREIVATVVSHYSGIRSFVEYAAKAVRRALSCYTFRRVLFQMISILLMMTKEADAIVVLTAADALKRNAAAYMDLLAAVPDDDLTALVRVYWEAVNVTQYDEIQHLRGQPYPKQLLQSVKELSINFEEYIEDQCHSQLTSDELFLQMGIRKKTPLITDPNLDLLVKVEDMVKMNNDQYIYMSRYGVNLRTVTMHSNLWSTLYFNKGPLPQMKSDLIDTTSMVANEMNKTSEADPDHDPAIKIDRV, encoded by the coding sequence atgacgacgatgacgacgacgatgatgtaCGCCGGTAAAGGTCTAACCGGACTGTTGTTGGTGGTCGCGTTCGCGGTGGCCGCGGAGGAAACAGCGGAGTTTCCGCGGGGCAAGCCGAGCCGGTTGTACCGGCCGAACATGGACCAGAAGCAGCTGATCGAGCACGTGATGCTGTACGAGGAACAGTGGACGGACGTGCTGCAGGAACCGATCAAGAGGCTTGGCGAGCCACCGTACAGGGGACGCGCGTTCGCCGCGCCACCGGTCATCAAACGGGCCGCCGGGCAAGAGGACGACGTGCAACACGACGATACGACCGTGTACAACGTCCGCGAAATCGTGGCCACGGTGGTCTCGCATTACAGCGGCATCCGGTCGTTCGTCGAGTACGCGGCAAAGGCTGTGCGCCGGGCGCTGTCGTGCTACACGTTCCGGCGAGTGTTGTTCCAAATGATCAGCATTCTGTTGATGATGACCAAGGAAGCCGATGCGATAGTCGTGCTGACCGCGGCCGACGCACTGAAAAGGAACGCGGCCGCGTACATGGACCTGCTGGCCGCCGTGCCCGACGACGACCTGACCGCGCTGGTTCGCGTCTACTGGGAGGCCGTCAACGTCACGCAGTACGACGAAATACAGCACTTGAGGGGACAGCCGTACCCAAAACAGTTGTTGCAGAGCGTTAAAGAGTTGAGCATTAATTTTGAGGAGTACATTGAGGACCAGTGTCACAGTCAGCTGACCAGCGACGAGTTATTCCTGCAGATGGGCATCCGGAAGAAGACGCCGCTGATCACGGATCCGAACCTGGATTTGCTAGTGAAGGTCGAAGACATGGTGAAGATGAACAACGACCAGTATATATACATGAGCCGGTACGGCGTAAACCTACGAACCGTCACCATGCACAGCAATCTATGGTCGACGCTGTACTTTAACAAAGGACCTCTGCCCCAGATGAAAAGCGACCTGATCGATACCACCTCGATGGTGGCGAATGAGATGAATAAGACGAGTGAAGCCGACCCGGACCATGATCCTGCAATCAAAATCGACAGGGTATAG
- the LOC132921408 gene encoding uncharacterized protein LOC132921408, producing the protein MTMMMLDHSSSHATSDPSLPLMFLLLLLPLTYGNVLETEAKIGQFMDELPVTYRENLELLNNVMVLDDEWSPIWSEKLKMDVLTEANLVKEFCPLLWSIEGKVDTLHAIKLVKEHCSYSDMYVAFAVKLIGHSVQCLLNKHASIQLSAITMIDNDWPVNEIDKHLERLVEDYYLIADRLATVGVNLTDLISLAKLHDAFRKHLVRYTSNSMQINKETKYKYLRRISSEAKMLIDRLDTDTVLYCDQSSPTVWYDRDTKKSVSFDLSITDDEVVTNQTDDPSSSNLPADDVPQHKILKKAHQLRVILRKVFDNLLLGKMSLEVWKQLFENFLLKVNEKK; encoded by the coding sequence atgacgatgatgatgctAGACCACAGCAGTAGTCACGCCACTTCAGATCCATCACTGCCACTGATGTTCCTATTGCTGCTACTACCCTTAACGTACGGCAACGTGCTCGAGACGGAAGCAAAGATCGGCCAGTTTATGGATGAACTTCCGGTCACGTACCGAGAAAATTTAGAGCTGTTGAATAACGTGATGGTCCTCGACGATGAGTGGTCACCCATCTGGAGTGAAAAGCTCAAAATGGACGTATTGACAGAAGCAAATCTGGTCAAGGAGTTCTGTCCGTTACTGTGGAGCATTGAAGGTAAGGTGGACACGCTCCATGCTATAAAGTTGGTAAAGGAACACTGCTCGTACTCAGATATGTACGTGGCGTTTGCCGTAAAGTTGATAGGCCATTCGGTCCAGTGTCTATTAAACAAGCACGCCAGCATCCAATTGTCTGCAATAACGATGATAGATAATGATTGGCCGGTGAACGAAATCGACAAGCACCTAGAACGCCTGGTGGAAGATTACTACTTGATTGCCGACCGGTTAGCTACCGTTGGCGTGAATCTCACCGACCTGATTTCGTTGGCCAAATTGCATGATGCCTTCAGAAAACATCTGGTTCGGTACACAAGTAATTCAATGCAAATCAATAAGGAgacaaaatataagtacttaagACGCATTAGCAGTGAAGCCAAAATGTTGATTGATAGATTGGATACCGATACCGTTTTATATTGCGACCAGTCATCACCAACCGTTTGGTATGACCGGGACACTAAGAAATCGGTCAGTTTCGACTTATCGATTACCGATGATGAGGTCGTCACGAACCAAACGGACGATCCATCGTCGTCCAATCTGCCAGCTGATGATGTTCCACAGcataaaatattgaagaaaGCACACCAGTTGAGAGTGATATTGCGCAAGGTATTCGACAACCTACTCCTCGGGAAAATGTCATTGGAAGTTTGGAaacagttatttgaaaatttcctTCTCAAAGTAAatgaaaagaaataa